One genomic segment of Salarias fasciatus chromosome 8, fSalaFa1.1, whole genome shotgun sequence includes these proteins:
- the LOC115393398 gene encoding alpha-1,6-mannosylglycoprotein 6-beta-N-acetylglucosaminyltransferase B-like, with protein MRVALRPRSGCLLLCLLLSVVTLLLQGLLVPLETSSDEPAGRSPEEQGPRGPGLRRLALRLEALSTQMQRLNKDRDHVQLSRNDLRDLLQSFRQDQQGLALFVERELQRVSQKLDQLGRHQHHHHEDHSPTPGGRRSPHTGPSTKCEVPSDPAYPVCAEKVEFLQAQWRSDPCYAFYGVDGTTCSILTYLSEIEDFCPPRLGGNQSEPPWHHKPNFNTQKAEPRTTLEPLYELISNSSSPAVRFIRSRVERMSERWIDAGLRLKQSSNKTVPIQMKVLLYPGALAGSVSQRFAAMVDRGGPLGELVQWADLSACLTILGHDLTFSTSQSHLHSLIGAAPGRGSCPIQRALTFDLIYTDYHGLAHLKGAMGLAFQHYQCRFRILDSFGTEPAFNLESYALSHGYKTLWGSWGLQPLQYMTMFPHTPDNSFLGFSSEDAVRREVREDELQPESYRKDRIAVIYGKQDYMWQGKSDYVEVISELLETHATVYGPLGHSSNLPSFVRNHGLLSQEHFLRLLRRAKVFVGLGFPYEGPAPIEAISLGCVFLQPRFDPPHSPENSEFYRGKPTTRQITSQHPYAEHSIGKPYVWTVDATNRSDVREALRAILSTEVKLFTPQEFTCWGMLERVHGYVTHQNFCSKSAPSWPPESSLRLHLGPLGQSCVSVCQRSSLLCDPALFHHLNTPAVFTRLGLGCSSTVQDADHLFPSYSPWGRHCALQQEPLLFSCSGSDPTRRRLCPCRAHLHRTR; from the exons ATGCGTGTAGCACTGAGGCCTCGCAG CGgctgcctgctgctctgcctgctcctgtctgtggtcaccctgctgctgcagggcctgCTGGTCCCACTGGAGACGAGCAGTGATGAGCCTGCTGGGAGATCACCAGAGGAGCAGG GTCCTCGAGGTCCTGGCCTCCGCAGGCTGGCTCTTCGTCTGGAGGCGCTGAGCACTCAGATGCAGAGGCTGAATAAAGACAGAGACCATGTCCAGCTGAGCAGGAATGACCTCCGTGACCTCCTGCAGAG CTTCAGACAGGACCAACAAGGCCTGGCCCTCTTCGTGGagagggagctgcagagagTGTCCCAGAAGCTGGATCAGCTCGGCCGCCATCAGCACCATCACCACGAGGACCACAGCCCAACTCCAGGAGGCCGCCGCAGCCCGCACACAG GACCCAGCACGAAGTGCGAAGTGCCATCGGATCCTGCGTATCCAGTGTGTGCAGAGAAAGTGGAG TTCCTGCAGGCTCAGTGGCGGTCGGACCCATGCTATGCTTTCTATGGAGTGGACGGTACCACATGTTCCATTCTGACTTATCTCAGTGAGATAGAAGACTTCTGTCCACCTCGTCTGGGAGGAAACCAGTCTGAACCGCCGTGGCATCACAAACCTAATTTTAACACACAAAAG GCAGAACCTCGCACCACTCTGGAGCCACTGTACGAGCTgatcagcaacagcagcagcccggccGTCCGCTTCATCCGATCCAGAGTCGAAAGAATGTCAGAGCGCTGGATAGACGCCGGTCTGAGGCTGAAGCAAAGCAGCAACAAGACCGTCCCGATCCAGATGAAG GTGCTGCTTTACCCCGGAGCCCTGGCTGGAAGTGTTAGCCAGCGTTTTGCCGCCATGGTGGACAGAGGCGGGCCTCTCGGCGAGTTGGTCCAGTGGGCTGACCTCTCCGCCTGTCTGACCATTCTGGGCCACGACCTGACCTTCAGCACGTCCCAGAGCCACCTGCACAG CCTCATCGGTGCGGCTCCAGGCCGAGGCAGCTGTCCAATCCAAAGagccctgacctttgacctcatctACACCGACTACCACGGGCTCGCTCACCTCAAAGGAGCGATGGGACTGGCTTTCCAGCACTACCA gtGCCGCTTTAGAATCCTGGATTCATTTGGAACGGAGCCGGCCTTCAACCTGGAGAGCTATGCACTCAGCCACGGTTATAAGACACTGTGGGGCAGCTGGGGTCTCCAGCCTCTGCAGTACATGACCATGttcc CTCATACTCCAGATAACTCTTTTCTGGGCTTTTCAAGTGAGGATGCAGTGAGACGGGAGGTCAGGGAGGACGAACTTCAACCAGAGAGCTACAGAAAAGACAGGATAGCAGTGATCTATGGCAAACAGGACTACATGTGGCAG GGAAAATCTGATTATGTGGAAGTGATCAGCGAGCTGCTGGAGACTCACGCCACAGTGTACGGGCCGTTAGGACACTCCTCAAACCTCCCCAGTTTCGTCAGAAACCACGGATTGCTGAGTCAGGAACACTTCCTGCGACTCCTCCGGAGAGCCAAG GTATTTGTCGGCCTCGGATTTCCCTACGAGGGTCCAGCTCCTATTGAAGCGATATCTCTTGGCTGCGTCTTCCTCCAGCCGCGGTTTGACCCTCCGCATTCACCAGAAAACAGCGAGTTCTACAGGGGCAAGCCCACCACAAGACAG ATAACCTCTCAGCACCCGTATGCCGAACATTCCATCGGGAAGCCTTACGTCTGGACCGTGGACGCGACCAACAGGAGCGACGTTCGGGAGGCGCTCAGAGCTATCCTGAGCACGGAG gtgaAGTTGTTCACTCCTCAGGAGTTCACCTGTTGGGGAATGCTGGAGCGGGTTCACGGTTACgtcacacaccag AACTTCTGCAGTAAATCAGCCCCTTCTTGGCCACCAGAAAGTTCTCTGAGGCTGCATCTGGGCCCGCTGGGTCAgtcctgtgtgagtgtgtgtcagagatcCTCCCTCTTGTGTGACCCAGCACTGTTTCACCACCTGAACACCCCTGCAGTATTTACCAG GCTGGGCCTTGGTTGCTCCAGCACGGTGCAGGACGCCGACCACCTGTTCCCCTCCTACAGCCCGTGGGGTCGTCActgcgctctgcagcaggagcCCCTGCTGTTCAGCTGCAGCGGCTCGGACCCGACACGCCGCAGGCTGTGCCCCTGCAGAGCTCACCTCCACCGGACTCGGTGA